DNA sequence from the Vicia villosa cultivar HV-30 ecotype Madison, WI linkage group LG3, Vvil1.0, whole genome shotgun sequence genome:
AATCTGTCTTGAGAATCACTATGGTATACAAAAAAACAGGAAGAAGGCAGATTTAGGAATGAAAGTAGTAGCATCATGTCTCTCAAATCAAAATATGCACATACAAGTACAACTCATGAGTCATGAACAATGAATTGTAAAAATTATAACATGAAAGTGTTTTTAGCACAAAAGTCACCCGATGTTGCTTAGTTTGAATGAATAGGAATAGCATTAGAAAAACACTGCTCCTCTTTGATTTTTATGAGTATGGTCATCAAAGCAGTTGCGGAAATCGACTCTGACGGATAATAGCTGCTCGTCGTAGTTACTCCAGTAATCATCTCCTTTACTGAGTCCTGAATAAAACCAGAAGAGATATGGGAGTAAATAATAGTAACATAGAAATATGAATCTAAATAAGTAATGTTAAAAGTCATCAAAGGGGCAATTTATACCTCAGATGCCACTGCTTCCATCTTGGTTCCAGTCACCCGTGCCCCTTTGAGCCCCCTGGTTGATCTGCAAACAGGCTAAACAATgaaaatgactcaaatgttccaCAAAACAAAAAGACCGAGTCAACAAATCTGAATATCTGATAGATCTTATAGTTGTTAGTTTGGAGTGAATTTAGTTTCTTACTAGCGAGATTGGGAAGAAGCAGGGGTGACACAAAATACAAttctatgattaaaataaatgagATAGTGCTAGTGCTATAATAGTGTTCGCATTTCTATGTTACTattgaaattcaaaataattaatgATAACATAATAATAGtatgaaagaaacaaaaagagaaGCAGTTCAAAGACTCACCCGAACAAGACTCATGTGATCAATTCGTCATCAATAATTATGGAGGGAATGTGAGCAATCTTACGCCACTCTTTCCCCCGCTTTTTCTGCAAACTTGCTTCCAGTAATGGACAGCAAGTCACACTAAGCACTGAGAGAGAGGAAGGAAATCCTTTCTTTGGCAATGACTTGAGTTTTGGAGCATTAATAATCTCAAGGTTTTCGAGAGAAGTCAGACGTTGAAACCACTTCTCATCAATGCTTGTATCATTAAGACCACAAATGCATAGTGTCACAAGCGATGTAGGTAGCAATGGCCTCATCAATGTGCTCACCATATCATCACCGTTAATTCGCAACACCGAGAGACAAGTGAGATGTTCCCAACTTGGCTCAGTACTCCACTTAATCCCACCAACAGAGCCAACAGACAGTTTCTGTAAACTACCAGGCAACTCATCTATGacaaaagattgaagatttggTAGATTATCAATTTCCATTTCTTGAAGGCCGGCTAGATTGTTCATTGCTTCTGGCAGTGAATGAAGCTTCTCACACTTCCATATTGCAATATAGCGAAGATTTGGAGTGGCCAATCCACCTAGGGTAAATGACTCCAATTCGCTACAATCCCATATTTTGATGCTTTTAAGAAATGAGAGACTCTTTAGTGACGCATCTTCTGCAATTAATATTGATTTCAAATTTTTACAACCTTCAATAAACAGACTCTTGAGGATAGGGAGAGCACCCAAGGTAAATGATATCATTGAATTGCAGCTATAAGATATTTTCAGTTCCTCAAGCAATGTGTAATTGGACAAGTATTCATGAGGAAGGAACTCTAGATTTTCACAATTAGTTATTATGAGAAATTTCAAGGTTTTTGCTAGACCGTCTCTTGGAAAAGACAATGAAGATGAAATGCCGTCTAAAGTCAGCTGTTGAAGAGAGTTCAAAGGCAGCATCAATTGCCTGAATACATGATCAAATAATGGCATTGATTGAACCACTAAAGGACATTCTCTTAACTCAAGTTTAGTTAAGGAAGAAAATTTGTCAGTTAGGTTTCCTACTGTCAGTTTCGGGCACTTACTTAGCAATAAAGTTTTTAGACTAGGAAACATTGTAGCTGTACCTCCAATCAAGTCCCATTCCTCCCACTCTTGCATATTCTCAAAGTGTAAACTCTCCAAAGACGGAAATGGTTGAAACGAAGAATCACCACTTCCATAGAACTCAATGCCAATTGTCTCCACTGAGTGCATCCCTTCAATAACGAGTTCTTTCAAATTTCCCAATTTTCCAAGGGGTGGAAGCCATAAACAATCATTACAGTTCGAGATCCTTAAATACACCATGTTGCTAAATAAAGAATCACCCAACCAATTCGGAATGCTGATTCCACCATAGCCTTTGATGGTTAGACTTTTCAAATTTGTTGAGGGTCGCAACTTTTCAAGcacaacattttgaatttgtgaatCTAAAGTAGTACTATCACAATCCCATTCCAAAGCTAACTCGTCTATTTGTTCTTTCATCTTTATATTGGCTCGATCTACTTCAAAGGGTTCATTAACATTTTGTAGCTGTGAGATTGAAAGTTTTCCATGTAGGTGGAGAAATTTTCCTAGATGTGCAATATTCAATCCACCATTATGTTTGCTGATAACAAAGTCAGACAAAGTGTGGATATTTACTAGTTTGGCTATTTGTACGGGCATCTCCCTCAACGCGGTGTTACTAACGTCAAGGTAGCGCAGATTAATCAATTTTCCCATCTCCTTCGGCAATTCAGTGAACCTTTTACAGCCTGCCAACAACAAGAACTGCAAACGGTAAAGCTTGCATATTTCAGAAGGCAACCTTACAATATTAGTGTGAGAAAGATTTAAGTACTGCATGTATAACAAATTTCCAATAGAGTCAGGAACCTTGGTGATACTTTTGTAGCTTGACAGAGACAACACGCGTAATTGTATCATTGTTGGCAGCAAGTCATGTAGTACCTTATTTGATAGCAAACAAAGAGGCAATTGTTCTTGTAATGGTAATGCTACAAAAGTACGCAGGCCGTTTAATTTggataatttataaaatttatcatTTGAATCATATGCCTCTCTATTGTATGATAAGGTATGCACCCTATCATGTAGGTTATGTTTGTCCATATTGATACAGTATGGAGATGAAACCTCTCTAGCCACATCATGGATTAAGTCGTGCATTTCAAAATTTctttcctcatcatctccaataGATCGCCGATGTATCAACGACCTTGACACTAGCTCATCAAAGTATTCTTCTCCAACTTTTTCTGGATATTTGGACGATGATGATTCTACTAAGCCTGTTGCAATCCACAAATGAACTACCATCTTCTTTTCTAAGATGGATTTCTTTGGAAAAATTGAACAATACTCAAAACATCGTTTTAAAGGATCAGAAAGAAAATTGTAGCTCAATTTGAGAGAAGCTAGCACCTGATAAGCTCTTTCCCGAACGTGACTTTCTAGCACATGATTCAAGTTGCTTGGGAAGAATAACATGCGAAGAAGAGCCCCATGTGCTATTGCAGCTAATGGTAGTCCATCACACTTCTTAGCTATTTTCCTGCCAATTTTTTCTCGATTATATCGTTGGTAGCTAGGTTCTCCAAATGCATGATTGGCAACTATAGACCAACAATCTTCAACTTTCAAGGGTCTGAGATAGTGGAGAGAAAGAAAGGTTTGCATGGATAGTGCAACTCTTTCATCTCGTGTTGTGACGATGACCTTACTTTGAGTTTCCCCTGCAGCATTAAAGATATCCATGAGTAATGTCCAATTGACAGATCTTGCATCCCACACTCCATCCAATACCAGCAAAAAACTTGGGTAAATGGTATTGATGTGAGTTGTATCATTAGTGGTTGTTTGTGAAGTGATAGATCCAAGAATGTTTTCGAAAACACTCAAATCATTAACATCAGTTGAGAAATCTACCCACAGTTTTAACTCGAATTTATCCTTAACTTGTGGATGATTGTAAAGGTGTTTAGCAAGGGCTGTTTTACCAACCCCTCCCATACCAACAATGGAAATCACTCTTACTTTACTATCACCATCACTATCACTAGACAACAAAAGATGTTTAAGTTTTTTAATATCAGCATCTCTTCCATAAATAGAAGATTCAGCATCCAAAATAGAAGAACTAGTTGGAGGAGTTTCATGGGAATCAACAGTACTAGAATTTGAACTGATGCCTTGtaatatttcaaataaatttattgtaTTGGaatcaatcacataaatgcaatATTCTAAACTTGAGGTACCATACCATGAAAAGTTGAGTTCCTTGAAGGCAAAAGCAACGTGAAAGACAGCATGTCTGAGCAAATCCAGTGATTGGTTGACATCTGGATTAGGAATGACTTTTTCCAGATCATGACAAAGCAGTACATCTTGAAGATCAGACAgtgttttcttcatctttttcaaaaCCTCGGGCCTCCTGAACTTATCAACCAACAAAGTGAAAACTTTGTTTTCTAACAACACCTTCACAAAAGTTGAGAGTGACAAGAGTTTTTCTTTCTGAATTTGAATAGCCTCCATTAG
Encoded proteins:
- the LOC131656957 gene encoding putative disease resistance protein At3g14460, which translates into the protein MEAIQIQKEKLLSLSTFVKVLLENKVFTLLVDKFRRPEVLKKMKKTLSDLQDVLLCHDLEKVIPNPDVNQSLDLLRHAVFHVAFAFKELNFSWYGTSSLEYCIYVIDSNTINLFEILQGISSNSSTVDSHETPPTSSSILDAESSIYGRDADIKKLKHLLLSSDSDGDSKVRVISIVGMGGVGKTALAKHLYNHPQVKDKFELKLWVDFSTDVNDLSVFENILGSITSQTTTNDTTHINTIYPSFLLVLDGVWDARSVNWTLLMDIFNAAGETQSKVIVTTRDERVALSMQTFLSLHYLRPLKVEDCWSIVANHAFGEPSYQRYNREKIGRKIAKKCDGLPLAAIAHGALLRMLFFPSNLNHVLESHVRERAYQVLASLKLSYNFLSDPLKRCFEYCSIFPKKSILEKKMVVHLWIATGLVESSSSKYPEKVGEEYFDELVSRSLIHRRSIGDDEERNFEMHDLIHDVAREVSSPYCINMDKHNLHDRVHTLSYNREAYDSNDKFYKLSKLNGLRTFVALPLQEQLPLCLLSNKVLHDLLPTMIQLRVLSLSSYKSITKVPDSIGNLLYMQYLNLSHTNIVRLPSEICKLYRLQFLLLAGCKRFTELPKEMGKLINLRYLDVSNTALREMPVQIAKLVNIHTLSDFVISKHNGGLNIAHLGKFLHLHGKLSISQLQNVNEPFEVDRANIKMKEQIDELALEWDCDSTTLDSQIQNVVLEKLRPSTNLKSLTIKGYGGISIPNWLGDSLFSNMVYLRISNCNDCLWLPPLGKLGNLKELVIEGMHSVETIGIEFYGSGDSSFQPFPSLESLHFENMQEWEEWDLIGGTATMFPSLKTLLLSKCPKLTVGNLTDKFSSLTKLELRECPLVVQSMPLFDHVFRQLMLPLNSLQQLTLDGISSSLSFPRDGLAKTLKFLIITNCENLEFLPHEYLSNYTLLEELKISYSCNSMISFTLGALPILKSLFIEGCKNLKSILIAEDASLKSLSFLKSIKIWDCSELESFTLGGLATPNLRYIAIWKCEKLHSLPEAMNNLAGLQEMEIDNLPNLQSFVIDELPGSLQKLSVGSVGGIKWSTEPSWEHLTCLSVLRINGDDMVSTLMRPLLPTSLVTLCICGLNDTSIDEKWFQRLTSLENLEIINAPKLKSLPKKGFPSSLSVLSVTCCPLLEASLQKKRGKEWRKIAHIPSIIIDDELIT